A window of the Cicer arietinum cultivar CDC Frontier isolate Library 1 chromosome 6, Cicar.CDCFrontier_v2.0, whole genome shotgun sequence genome harbors these coding sequences:
- the LOC101496958 gene encoding uncharacterized protein isoform X2, with the protein MSHISVCRCNGSVAPPVSFIQAPLKRIIQLRQSTVTTSASKFGGFSLNSIFKGCKNCEGRGAIQCPGCKGTGKNKKDGNIFERWKCFGCQGFGLVSCPNCGKGGLTPEQRGER; encoded by the exons ATGTCCCACATCTCTGTTTGTCGCTGCAACGGCTCGGTGGCACCACCGGTTTCTTTTATTCAAGCTCCACTCAAAAGAATTATACAACTAAGACAGAGTACAGTCACAACCTCTGCTTCAAAATTCGGAGGATTTTCACTTAATTCG ATATTTAAAGGTTGTAAAAATTGTGAAGGAAGAGGGGCCATTCAATGTCCAGGATGCAAG GGAACAggaaagaataaaaaagatgGAAATATATTTGAACGGTGGAA ATGCTTCGGCTGCCAAGGATTTGGACTAGTCAGTTGCCCCAATTGTGGAAAGGGAGGATTGACCCCAGAACAAAGAGGAGAAAGATAA
- the LOC101496958 gene encoding uncharacterized protein isoform X1, with protein MSHISVCRCNGSVAPPVSFIQAPLKRIIQLRQSTVTTSASKFGGFSLNSIFKGCKNCEGRGAIQCPGCKMLRLPRIWTSQLPQLWKGRIDPRTKRRKIRKLQNNQVFYEHMEKV; from the exons ATGTCCCACATCTCTGTTTGTCGCTGCAACGGCTCGGTGGCACCACCGGTTTCTTTTATTCAAGCTCCACTCAAAAGAATTATACAACTAAGACAGAGTACAGTCACAACCTCTGCTTCAAAATTCGGAGGATTTTCACTTAATTCG ATATTTAAAGGTTGTAAAAATTGTGAAGGAAGAGGGGCCATTCAATGTCCAGGATGCAAG ATGCTTCGGCTGCCAAGGATTTGGACTAGTCAGTTGCCCCAATTGTGGAAAGGGAGGATTGACCCCAGAACAAAGAGGAGAAAGATAAGGAAGCTTCAGAACAACCAAGTTTTTTACGAGCATATGGAAAAAGTgtaa